A single Anatilimnocola floriformis DNA region contains:
- a CDS encoding PAS domain-containing hybrid sensor histidine kinase/response regulator — MNPENGCLSLRELDQRFDLLATDAREYALILIGVDGRILCWNIGAEHFFGYQSPEIIGQHFSRFFTPDDVLTGQPESELHTALSVGTTVSNRWQLRKDGTKFWCHSTVTPLLDEYKRTRSFARVMHDLTESDATVSQRERADGLAAANRSKEEFMALLSHELRSPLSPIRNALSILRQMRTNDPLIEQAGNIIDRQVGVMVKLVDDLLDISRITKGKLGLTKEPVELRVVVNHAAESARTFIDARRHEFSVSLPTVPIWVDADPARMEQVIVNLLNNAAKYTNTGGLIHLSVVQEGEDAVIRVRDNGVGIAMEMLPHIFELFTQVDGSLGRAYGGLGIGLALARNLVEMHDGRLHAHSAGLGAGCEFTVKLPLLQNHKPPETKTGLELGHGMGKSFRVLVVEDNVDAADSLSLLLRLHGHEVDVARTGAAALEVAATSRHDVVLLDIGLPQMDGYQVAKRLRELPYYAEVMICALTGFTPSDADQQRQGATGFNHYYIKPLSVDTLLGLFTAMSPVK, encoded by the coding sequence ATGAATCCGGAAAATGGGTGCCTATCGTTGCGGGAACTCGATCAGCGATTCGACCTGTTAGCTACCGATGCCCGCGAATACGCACTGATTCTCATTGGGGTCGACGGACGAATCCTCTGCTGGAACATTGGCGCCGAGCACTTCTTCGGGTATCAGTCGCCGGAGATCATCGGTCAGCACTTTTCCAGATTCTTTACTCCCGATGATGTGCTGACTGGTCAGCCCGAGTCTGAACTGCACACGGCTTTGTCGGTAGGCACCACTGTCAGCAATCGCTGGCAGCTGCGGAAGGATGGCACCAAGTTCTGGTGCCATTCCACCGTCACTCCATTGCTGGACGAGTATAAGCGCACGCGGTCGTTCGCGCGAGTGATGCACGATCTGACTGAAAGTGATGCCACGGTGTCGCAGCGCGAACGGGCCGACGGCCTAGCGGCCGCCAATCGCAGCAAGGAAGAGTTCATGGCGCTGCTTTCGCACGAACTGCGAAGTCCTCTCTCACCGATTCGCAATGCTTTGAGCATCCTGCGGCAAATGCGGACGAACGATCCGCTCATCGAGCAAGCTGGCAACATTATCGATCGTCAGGTCGGCGTGATGGTCAAGCTAGTCGACGATCTGCTCGATATCAGCCGCATCACCAAGGGCAAACTTGGGTTGACTAAGGAACCGGTCGAACTGCGAGTTGTCGTCAATCATGCCGCGGAAAGTGCGCGGACCTTTATCGACGCTCGCAGACACGAGTTCTCCGTGTCCCTGCCCACTGTTCCGATCTGGGTCGACGCCGACCCCGCGCGCATGGAACAGGTCATCGTCAATCTGCTCAACAACGCCGCCAAGTACACAAACACTGGCGGCTTGATTCACTTGTCCGTTGTGCAAGAAGGTGAAGACGCAGTAATTCGTGTCCGTGACAACGGCGTTGGGATCGCGATGGAAATGCTGCCGCACATTTTCGAGTTGTTCACGCAAGTCGACGGCTCGCTCGGCAGGGCGTATGGCGGCCTGGGAATTGGCCTGGCCCTAGCGCGCAACCTCGTCGAGATGCATGACGGCCGGCTGCACGCGCACAGCGCGGGGCTCGGCGCCGGCTGCGAATTCACCGTCAAACTACCGCTGCTCCAGAATCATAAACCGCCGGAGACCAAAACCGGATTGGAACTTGGGCATGGAATGGGAAAGTCGTTTCGCGTGCTGGTTGTCGAAGACAATGTCGATGCCGCGGATAGTCTCAGCCTTTTGTTGCGGCTGCACGGTCACGAAGTGGATGTTGCGCGCACGGGTGCTGCAGCCTTGGAGGTGGCCGCGACATCGCGGCATGATGTGGTGTTGCTCGATATCGGCCTGCCACAAATGGATGGTTACCAAGTGGCCAAACGTCTTCGGGAGTTGCCGTACTATGCGGAGGTCATGATCTGTGCCCTAACAGGCTTTACGCCGAGCGATGCCGATCAGCAGCGACAGGGAGCGACCGGCTTCAATCACTACTACATCAAACCCCTGAGCGTCGACACTCTGCTCGGCCTGTTCACGGCCATGTCGCCAGTGAAGTGA
- a CDS encoding YihY/virulence factor BrkB family protein, with protein MKHFVVMGLLLQEAARGWVEHRAQRLGASLAFYTTLALAPLSLITIAVAGYFYGEEAARGGIVHQIEHLVGKDGAIAIEALIRRASEPHQSRLATVISIGLLLIGATSVFAELKDSLDTIWEVKRKPGLGIWLIVKTQLLAFAVVVGTGFLLLVSLLLTATLTALTNWLAQWLPVPVWMAYILDLPVSFLVITFLFALIFKLLPDVTVGWQDVWIGAIFTAILFMIGKSLIGMYIGSASVGSVYGAAGSFVVVLVWTYYSSQILFFGAELIRAYARRFDVQAIVPTELAVPISAPELSKQGISRNAPAALENQALA; from the coding sequence ATGAAGCACTTTGTCGTGATGGGTTTGTTGCTCCAGGAGGCAGCCCGTGGATGGGTAGAGCATCGAGCTCAGAGATTGGGAGCATCTTTGGCTTTCTACACCACTCTGGCCCTTGCGCCACTGTCGCTGATTACGATTGCAGTTGCGGGGTATTTCTACGGCGAAGAAGCGGCTCGGGGCGGGATCGTGCACCAGATCGAGCATTTGGTTGGCAAGGATGGCGCGATTGCGATCGAGGCCCTGATTCGGAGAGCGAGCGAGCCTCACCAGAGCCGCCTGGCCACGGTGATCAGTATCGGACTGCTATTGATCGGGGCCACCAGTGTATTTGCCGAACTAAAAGATTCGCTCGATACCATTTGGGAAGTAAAGCGCAAACCTGGCCTGGGCATTTGGCTGATTGTGAAGACTCAGTTGTTGGCCTTTGCAGTCGTTGTGGGGACTGGCTTCTTGCTGCTGGTCTCGTTGCTCCTAACCGCGACTTTGACAGCCTTAACCAATTGGCTGGCCCAATGGCTGCCTGTGCCAGTCTGGATGGCATACATCCTGGATCTGCCGGTCTCATTTTTGGTAATCACTTTTCTGTTCGCATTGATTTTCAAATTGCTGCCTGATGTGACAGTCGGCTGGCAAGACGTGTGGATCGGCGCGATCTTCACCGCGATCCTGTTTATGATCGGAAAGTCGCTAATTGGCATGTACATTGGCAGCGCGAGTGTTGGTTCAGTTTATGGGGCGGCGGGATCGTTCGTTGTCGTGCTGGTGTGGACCTACTACTCTTCTCAAATCCTCTTCTTCGGCGCGGAGCTAATTCGGGCGTATGCCAGACGCTTCGATGTCCAAGCGATCGTTCCTACCGAATTGGCCGTGCCGATCTCCGCCCCAGAGCTTTCGAAGCAAGGGATTTCCCGCAACGCTCCGGCTGCATTGGAAAATCAAGCTTTGGCTTAG
- a CDS encoding sulfatase-like hydrolase/transferase, giving the protein MKLLFACLLLTFSCAANLPGAEAKRPNFLFILVDDQSPFDFKFYNPRSELRSPNIDRLAAEGIVFDGAYHMGSFMGAVCTPSRHMMMTGRTLWHLPIGPKHREHCPPDIEQQSIPAVFNRAGYATMRTCKQGNSYEAANKLFTVRHDAAKRGGDDESGSAWHAEQVLNYLNDRQKQKDTKPFFIHFGFSHPHDTRDGKPELLAGYGAVNHTDKATIPAANAKQPKLPVNWLPAKPFADGHPGLRDETTVSGVWERRDEQTIRNELGREFACAENIDIQIGRVLARLQEIGELDNTYIIYTADHGIAIGGHGFQGKQNLYEHTWRVPFVVKGPGIKPGTRAQGNIYLLDSLATLCDLASIPTPATNDGISFRPVLEGKQSVVRDVLYGVYAGGTKPGMRSVRKGDWKLIEYDVLDGKVRETQLFNLKQNPAELLQEHAAADVVSRTGNTPTEQQINLAKDDKYQDKLKEMRALLLAEMRRNHDPYRLWNQPDDGLQPPVDAGTNKGNKN; this is encoded by the coding sequence ATGAAATTGCTCTTCGCGTGCCTGTTGCTGACGTTTTCCTGCGCCGCCAACTTGCCCGGCGCTGAGGCCAAGCGGCCCAATTTTCTGTTCATTCTGGTCGACGACCAATCGCCGTTCGATTTCAAGTTTTACAATCCGCGCTCGGAACTACGATCGCCGAATATCGATCGGCTGGCGGCGGAAGGAATCGTCTTCGACGGCGCCTATCACATGGGCTCGTTTATGGGGGCTGTCTGCACTCCGTCGCGGCACATGATGATGACAGGCCGCACGCTGTGGCACTTGCCGATCGGCCCAAAGCATCGGGAGCATTGTCCTCCCGACATCGAGCAGCAGAGCATTCCTGCCGTGTTCAATCGCGCCGGCTATGCCACGATGCGGACCTGCAAACAGGGAAATAGCTACGAAGCGGCCAACAAACTTTTCACCGTTCGGCATGACGCAGCCAAGCGCGGTGGCGATGACGAATCGGGAAGCGCCTGGCACGCCGAGCAAGTGCTGAACTACTTGAACGACCGCCAAAAGCAAAAGGACACCAAGCCGTTCTTTATCCACTTTGGCTTTTCACACCCGCACGATACCCGCGACGGCAAACCAGAGTTGCTGGCAGGGTACGGCGCGGTGAATCACACCGATAAAGCAACCATCCCCGCAGCCAATGCCAAACAACCCAAGCTTCCCGTCAATTGGCTGCCAGCCAAACCCTTTGCCGATGGTCACCCCGGCTTGCGCGACGAAACCACCGTCAGCGGCGTGTGGGAACGGCGCGATGAGCAGACGATTCGCAATGAACTGGGCCGAGAATTTGCCTGTGCCGAAAACATCGATATCCAAATCGGCCGCGTGCTCGCTAGGCTCCAAGAAATCGGCGAGCTCGACAACACTTACATCATCTATACCGCCGATCACGGCATCGCGATCGGCGGTCACGGCTTTCAGGGAAAGCAGAACTTGTATGAACACACCTGGCGAGTTCCCTTTGTCGTGAAAGGGCCTGGCATCAAACCAGGGACTCGCGCGCAGGGCAACATCTATCTGCTCGACTCGCTGGCCACGCTCTGCGATCTGGCGAGCATCCCCACGCCGGCCACAAATGACGGAATCAGCTTCCGACCGGTGCTCGAAGGAAAACAGTCCGTCGTGCGCGATGTCCTTTACGGCGTGTATGCCGGCGGCACGAAGCCCGGCATGCGCTCGGTGCGAAAGGGAGATTGGAAACTGATCGAGTACGACGTGCTTGATGGCAAGGTGCGCGAAACTCAACTCTTCAATCTCAAGCAAAACCCGGCAGAGTTACTGCAAGAGCACGCTGCCGCCGATGTCGTGTCGCGCACGGGCAATACGCCCACCGAACAGCAGATCAACCTGGCCAAGGACGACAAGTATCAGGACAAGCTCAAGGAAATGCGGGCCTTGTTGCTGGCCGAAATGCGGCGAAACCATGATCCCTATCGACTGTGGAATCAGCCTGATGACGGCTTGCAACCGCCGGTGGACGCAGGCACGAATAAGGGCAACAAGAATTAG
- a CDS encoding putative sensor domain DACNV-containing protein, with product MASKESELPGCGRNSGSCSYPHELAQFVRDRWDSATASISDGSLLPDTAILENFFSGCYHASMLREEERPVTFRAILASPTLFFADDQPPEGLLRLDFSRSYRFHPSELRRLSVAADSHRTLIGVQPDKSEGGGLRIWGLINSGTRWLRDVEGGRLAGPSLPPVPVVRVEAPGSIEVYKVHELVGKLLGGKLSGARRDLFDSAWLPVQFVQFRERLLEQHEVARKCARAAGSEWAPLQPSLPRQISERMMKRVISMLREARHGGTIVFVPTEKANDLAIPDSYVDVKYSFANGPGRLSFPDLIVTILNRLAQVQGSSDQNPHEPVGWQHFEATTDTKLALLDEALFETAHLIANMAAADGAVVLTKQHELLGFGGMISGKLPSVKTVVKALDLEGEIVVEEEIGNVGARHLSAYRLTSGMPGAVAMVISQDGGVRFVCQKQGRVTYWEQE from the coding sequence ATGGCCAGCAAGGAAAGTGAGCTTCCAGGATGCGGCCGTAACTCCGGCAGTTGCTCTTATCCACATGAACTTGCGCAATTCGTGCGAGACCGATGGGACAGCGCTACTGCATCGATAAGTGACGGTAGTTTGTTGCCCGACACCGCCATACTGGAGAATTTCTTTTCAGGCTGTTACCACGCCAGCATGTTGCGCGAAGAGGAACGTCCAGTCACGTTCCGTGCCATCCTTGCGTCACCAACATTATTTTTCGCAGATGACCAGCCGCCAGAAGGCCTATTGCGGCTCGACTTTTCCCGCTCCTATCGCTTTCATCCAAGTGAGTTGAGGCGTCTCTCCGTAGCTGCCGACTCCCACCGCACACTGATCGGCGTGCAACCAGACAAATCCGAAGGGGGCGGATTGCGCATTTGGGGGTTGATCAATTCGGGGACCCGTTGGCTACGCGACGTGGAGGGCGGCAGACTCGCCGGGCCATCATTGCCACCTGTGCCAGTGGTTCGCGTTGAGGCGCCGGGTAGCATCGAGGTTTACAAGGTCCACGAGCTAGTAGGCAAACTCCTTGGAGGAAAACTTTCAGGAGCGCGACGCGATCTGTTCGACTCAGCTTGGCTACCGGTCCAGTTTGTTCAATTCCGCGAGAGACTTCTCGAGCAACACGAGGTAGCGAGGAAATGCGCGCGGGCTGCCGGAAGTGAATGGGCGCCGCTTCAGCCCTCTCTTCCTCGCCAGATTTCGGAACGCATGATGAAGCGCGTAATCTCGATGCTGCGTGAAGCTCGTCACGGCGGTACGATCGTCTTTGTCCCCACGGAGAAAGCAAACGATCTTGCGATTCCAGACTCGTACGTTGACGTAAAGTATAGCTTTGCGAACGGTCCAGGCCGACTGTCGTTTCCTGATCTGATTGTCACAATCTTGAATCGACTTGCGCAAGTACAAGGGTCCTCAGATCAGAACCCGCATGAACCTGTCGGATGGCAACACTTTGAAGCTACTACCGACACCAAGCTGGCATTGCTGGATGAAGCGCTCTTCGAAACGGCTCATCTGATCGCCAACATGGCAGCCGCCGACGGTGCGGTGGTTCTGACGAAGCAGCATGAACTCCTGGGTTTCGGCGGCATGATTTCTGGAAAACTTCCATCCGTTAAGACTGTGGTGAAAGCGCTCGACCTTGAGGGGGAGATAGTGGTCGAAGAGGAAATCGGGAACGTGGGCGCTCGTCACCTGTCGGCGTATCGGCTTACTAGCGGTATGCCTGGTGCTGTAGCGATGGTAATTTCCCAGGATGGCGGCGTCCGATTCGTATGTCAAAAGCAAGGACGCGTTACTTACTGGGAGCAAGAGTGA
- a CDS encoding fatty acid desaturase family protein yields MAADYRPLLWLAMGLGVLILEYTFSWFIFFLFPLNIYFAICAGIIAHNHNHCPVFTNKRMNALLGHALTFFYGYPTFVWVPTHNLNHHKHVNRAGDASITWRHTEQHNLWIAWSYFFVSTYYQAEPTKIFLAKAKATHPRLFRRIWRQYTVWLSVWFSVWLTGVLLHGLRRGTVLWVLAVGWPALASVWTIMFFNYEQHVHTDPWSEHNHSRNFVGPVINFLLFNNGYHTVHHDQPALHWSKLPLAHAILEAKIDPALQQANVLRYLFNSLVLAAIWPAQGTKQIGRAASDPPNGIALDLHSDDVELGDAGTNAAIYRAE; encoded by the coding sequence ATGGCGGCAGACTATCGCCCACTTCTATGGTTAGCGATGGGGTTGGGGGTTCTGATTCTTGAATACACCTTCTCATGGTTCATATTCTTCCTCTTTCCACTCAATATTTACTTCGCCATTTGTGCGGGCATCATCGCGCACAATCACAATCACTGCCCCGTGTTTACGAACAAACGAATGAACGCTCTGCTGGGACATGCGCTGACGTTCTTCTACGGCTATCCGACTTTTGTTTGGGTGCCGACCCATAACCTCAACCATCATAAACATGTGAATCGCGCCGGCGACGCCAGCATCACTTGGCGTCATACCGAACAGCACAACCTATGGATAGCGTGGAGCTACTTCTTCGTTTCAACTTACTATCAAGCCGAACCGACAAAGATTTTCCTAGCAAAAGCCAAAGCGACGCACCCGCGGCTGTTTCGACGCATTTGGCGGCAGTACACCGTGTGGCTTAGTGTCTGGTTCAGCGTGTGGCTGACGGGAGTTCTGTTGCACGGGTTGCGGCGGGGAACCGTGCTGTGGGTTCTCGCTGTTGGATGGCCAGCGCTCGCATCGGTTTGGACGATCATGTTCTTCAACTATGAACAGCATGTGCATACGGATCCGTGGTCAGAGCACAATCACTCTCGCAACTTCGTCGGGCCAGTAATCAATTTCTTGCTGTTCAATAACGGTTATCACACCGTTCACCACGATCAACCTGCCTTGCACTGGAGTAAATTGCCGCTAGCACACGCCATTCTCGAAGCGAAGATCGACCCCGCTTTACAGCAGGCGAATGTTTTGCGATACCTGTTCAACAGCCTCGTTCTTGCGGCGATTTGGCCCGCCCAGGGCACAAAGCAAATCGGTCGCGCTGCGAGCGATCCACCTAACGGAATTGCGCTCGATCTTCACTCTGACGACGTAGAGTTGGGCGACGCCGGCACGAATGCGGCAATTTACCGTGCAGAGTAG
- a CDS encoding FAD/NAD(P)-binding protein, with translation MDKNFRVAIVGGGPSALFLLQAAIQDASSRYEFEIFEAGDQIGAGMPYSRAGANNEHVTNVSGNELPSLPTSLLDWLRTLSGDTLRMHGVDPDRLSEFKVVPRLLFGKYLQAQFDCLFARANERGMSVSCHLNTRVIDVEDSPHALGVILHILDREERKFDCVILCTGHVWLRSHEGEHPGYFDSPYPPSGTSP, from the coding sequence ATGGATAAAAACTTTCGAGTTGCAATCGTGGGCGGCGGGCCGAGTGCATTGTTTTTACTGCAAGCCGCGATTCAGGATGCGTCGTCGCGATATGAATTCGAGATTTTTGAGGCGGGCGATCAGATCGGCGCAGGAATGCCTTACAGCCGTGCGGGTGCCAACAATGAACACGTCACTAATGTTTCAGGCAACGAGTTGCCGTCACTGCCGACTTCGCTGCTCGATTGGTTACGCACCCTGTCGGGCGATACATTACGAATGCATGGCGTTGACCCGGATCGGCTAAGTGAATTCAAGGTGGTCCCTCGCCTCCTATTTGGCAAATATCTTCAGGCCCAGTTTGATTGCTTATTCGCACGTGCTAACGAAAGAGGTATGTCGGTAAGCTGCCACCTTAACACTCGGGTGATCGACGTCGAGGATTCTCCGCACGCTCTAGGCGTAATTCTTCACATTCTGGATCGCGAAGAACGAAAATTTGACTGTGTGATTTTGTGTACGGGCCATGTTTGGCTTCGCAGCCACGAAGGTGAACATCCCGGCTATTTCGATTCGCCATATCCGCCATCTGGCACGTCGCCGTAA
- a CDS encoding right-handed parallel beta-helix repeat-containing protein yields MSSPLSIVKRLFVTPSAKLPRRRKSYRPQVDALEERRLLAVFTVDDSFAANNPAAGQYTTIQAAVNAAAPANDFILVRAGTYNESVSVTKKLTILGPGIPAIPYVGANPNPNDLSLNPTYAAIVDPTVGGGFTVAASGVTIQGFTIANRDNGPNTQGIVLASGNSNKVISNVIVGNTIGISLTTEVGGTNTTADKATFINSNTLRNNNAPGAASGNAIYSDAGVANTYITGNRITGHLNASILLIRSNSALFNSQVTVSSNLIGSDVTNEADSAIILANLQNSSIVGNVMRNIYNNGTGIALVGGNSNVQILSNNLVNGAFTGINVIYRPDSYPVTTNNTNLLIQGNVVQNFGDGGIRLREGALNNIVRANVVQYNGFGTSNDGFGSGITLEGAINNIVESNVSYYNDADGFFADLASTGNTIRNNSALFNGEHDYHDNSVGVLNPLLTANTYTNNTGRTQNRPGLIRFFA; encoded by the coding sequence ATGTCAAGTCCTCTGTCGATCGTCAAGCGCCTCTTTGTAACCCCAAGCGCCAAGCTGCCACGCCGCCGCAAAAGTTACCGCCCGCAGGTCGATGCGCTCGAAGAGCGGCGCCTGCTTGCTGTCTTCACGGTAGATGACAGCTTCGCGGCGAATAATCCTGCGGCCGGCCAATACACAACCATTCAAGCCGCGGTCAACGCCGCTGCTCCGGCGAACGACTTCATCCTTGTGAGGGCTGGCACCTATAACGAATCGGTGAGCGTGACGAAGAAGCTGACGATCCTTGGACCAGGCATTCCAGCAATACCGTACGTTGGCGCTAACCCAAACCCTAACGACCTGTCCCTGAATCCCACCTATGCCGCGATCGTCGATCCAACGGTTGGTGGCGGTTTCACGGTCGCGGCCAGCGGTGTCACGATTCAAGGTTTCACAATTGCCAATCGTGATAACGGACCGAACACTCAGGGCATCGTCCTAGCATCGGGGAACAGCAACAAAGTCATTTCGAACGTGATCGTCGGCAATACCATCGGCATCTCGCTCACGACGGAGGTTGGCGGAACCAACACGACTGCCGATAAGGCCACTTTCATCAACAGCAACACCCTGCGGAACAATAACGCTCCGGGCGCGGCTTCGGGCAATGCGATCTACTCGGACGCGGGTGTTGCGAACACGTACATTACGGGTAATCGAATTACGGGGCATCTCAATGCCTCCATTCTGCTCATTCGCTCAAACTCGGCACTCTTCAACTCTCAAGTAACGGTCAGTTCAAACTTGATTGGCAGCGATGTGACGAACGAAGCAGATTCGGCGATCATTCTAGCCAATTTGCAGAACTCGTCGATTGTCGGCAATGTGATGCGAAACATCTACAATAATGGCACTGGCATCGCGCTGGTGGGCGGCAACAGCAATGTGCAGATCCTGAGCAACAACCTGGTGAACGGCGCATTCACGGGCATCAACGTGATCTACCGTCCCGATTCGTATCCAGTGACCACTAACAACACAAACCTTTTGATCCAAGGCAACGTAGTGCAGAACTTTGGCGACGGTGGCATTCGTCTCCGCGAAGGCGCGTTGAACAACATCGTGCGTGCCAACGTGGTTCAGTACAACGGCTTTGGTACGTCGAACGATGGCTTTGGCTCCGGCATAACATTGGAAGGCGCGATTAACAACATCGTCGAATCGAATGTTTCGTACTACAACGATGCGGACGGCTTCTTCGCTGATCTGGCCTCGACTGGCAATACGATTCGAAATAACTCGGCCTTGTTCAACGGCGAGCATGACTATCACGACAATTCGGTGGGTGTGTTGAATCCGCTCTTGACGGCCAACACTTACACCAACAACACCGGCCGTACGCAAAACCGTCCGGGGCTCATTCGTTTCTTCGCCTAG